The genome window ACGCACTGTACGAGCCATTGCTTTAGCTGAAGTAATTTCTGCCATTTATGTTCTCCTTATTTTCTACGTGTCTTCTTGTCGTCTGCCGCGTGACCTTTGTAAGTACGAGTTGGTGCAAATTCACCAAGCTTGTGACCTACCATGTCTTCTTGGATGTAAACAGGTACATGTTTACGTCCATCATAAACTGCGATAGTGTATCCGATGAAACTTGGGAAGATCGTTGAACGACGTGACCAAGTTTTAATTACTTTTTTCTTTTCGTCGTTTGCTTGAGCTTCAACTTTTTTCATCAAATGCTCATCGACGAAAGGTCCTTTTTTAAGACTACGTCCCATTTTGTAATTTTCTCCTTTAAAATTTAGTACCACAGCGGCTTG of Streptococcus sp. S5 contains these proteins:
- the rpsS gene encoding 30S ribosomal protein S19 encodes the protein MGRSLKKGPFVDEHLMKKVEAQANDEKKKVIKTWSRRSTIFPSFIGYTIAVYDGRKHVPVYIQEDMVGHKLGEFAPTRTYKGHAADDKKTRRK